TTTCAGTCGTCCGTTTTGGTCTGCGGCTCGGGCACGTCAGTCCGGCGCACCAAAGGCTTCCATCTTGCTGGCGAGGTGCGTGAGCAAGCGGTTGGCGGCACCGGACAAGCGTCGTCCGGCGCGCGTGATCAGATGCGCCTCGGCACTGCTGAGAATCGGGTGGTCGATGGGCAGTGCGCGCAGTACGCCCGCGTCGATCTCCTGAGAGACGGCAAAAGTCGGCAAAAACGTTGCGCCAAGCCCAGCCCGCACGAAGTGCTTGAGCACGGAAATCGAGTTGGTGGTCACCGCTGGCACGAGCCGGTGCTTCTCCGACTGCTCGGCCAGTTCCATCAATTGACGCGTGCCGTAGGAGCCGTGCATGAGCGCGAGCGGCACATCGTAGAGCGCGTCGAGCGTGAGCGTGCCGAGCTTGTCCGCCTTCGCGATCAGGGGCGAGCCGGGAGCGACGATCGCGTGCACCGGTTGCGCCAACTGGGCGCGCGAGACGATCTTGGGCTCGGCGGGCGGGTTGTAGACGAGTCCGATATCCGCATCGTCTTCCGCCACGAGCCGCATCACTTCATTCGTCCCGGCCAGATCGAGCGTGAGGGTGATGTCGGGGTAGCGCCTGCAGAAGAATTGCAGCGGCGCACCCATCAGATCGCTGACGAAGCCCTCGCCGACGGCCAGCCTGATATGGCCGCGCCGCAGTCCGCGCACTTCCTGAAGCTTGGCGAGCAAGTCCTCCTGGTGCGCGCGCTGCTCGCGGTAGTACTCCATGAGCAAACGGCCCGCCTGCGTCAGGTGGACCCCGCGCTTGTGACGTTCGATGAGCGGTAGCGCCAGTTCGGCCTCCAGCAAGGCGATCTGGCGGCTCACGGCGGACGGGGCGATGTCGAGTCTGTCGGCGGCGGCGCGCACCGTGCCGCACTGGACGGCTTCGAACAGATACGACAGACGGCTTTCGTTGATGGCAGGTGTCATGCCCTAAAGACTAATAATTAGAACAAAAATGTTCAAGCGTTGTCATTGAGCGTCGTTTTTTTTCAATCCACACTGCGAAACATGCGGATCGGCCCCGACGCCGTGCAACGAACCCAGGCGAGGCCCGGTGTCGGCGGTCCGATTCCGCGCCACTCACCCTTCGGAGGCACCCGATGAGCCTGACGATTCCACCGCGCAATTCGCGATTCGGCATCGATCATCCGCTGGTGACGGTCCATGACCATCCGCGGCGGCTGGCGCATTACGAGCGCATGGGGTTTGCCCCGTCGCCGGTGTCTTATCACCCGTGGGGTACGGTCACGTCGCTGATGATGTTCGGCGACAACTTCATCGAACTGATCGGCGTGGACGACGCGAGCAAGTTCGGCACGAACGCCGTCGGCGACTTCTGCTTCGGACGCTATCTCGGCAGCTTCCTCGCTCGCGAAGAGGGCGTCTCCCTCATTGCACTGCACAGCAAGGATGCTCGCGCCGACCACACACGCCTCACGCAGGCCGGGCTGGAGACGCAGGGCATCATCGATTTTCGCCGCGCGATGCGCAAACCCGACGGCACGCCCGACGAGGCGGTGGTTGCGCTGGGGCTGTTCATCGACGACTCGCTCGGCGACGCTTCCAATTTCATCTGCCACCAGCATCGCCCCGAGCTGATCTGGGTGCCCGAGTGGCAGAACCACGCGAACGGTGTCACTGGCATCGTCGGTATTACGTATGTGACGCCCGACACGGTGTCGTTGCGCACGCTCGCCACGCGCTGGCAGCGCATGTACGGCGCGCGCCACGTCGATCTGTACGACGGCGGTGCGGTGGCCGATACGGGGTGCGGGCACTTGCGGGCGATGTCGCCGCAGCGCGCCGAAGCACGTTACGCCGCCGTGGGCTTGCCGATGGCGCAGGGCGTACGCACGCACGCCGTGGCCATCACGCTGCTCACGCCGGATCTGGCGCACGTCGAGGCGCTGTGGCGCGAAAACGGCGTGCCCTATGGCTATAACGAGCATGGACTGGTCGTGGAGCCCGAGTTCGCGGGCAATGTGGTGCTGGAGTTCGTCAATCACTAGCGCCAGGACCGGAACCCGTCAAAACATCACGATCCCCTGAATTTACTCACCGACCGGATGTCCCGGGCGGTGTCGAGCAACGCGGCGTCGCCCGTGGGGGCGGCGTCATCTTCGCAGTCAAATTGGAGTCAACATGAAAATCATCGGAGTGGTCGGACTGGGCAATATGGGACGCGGCATGGCGCTGTCGTTGCAGCGCGGCGGTTTCACGGTGCTTGGGTTCGATCCTTCGCCGGCCGCCGGAGCCTCGCTGGCGGAGGCCGGTGTCGGTCTGCGCGCCTCGGTCGCCGAACTCGCTCGCGAAGTCGATGCCCTCGTGCTGTCGCTGCCGACGTCGCAAGTCGTCGAGGCCGTGGTGAATGGCGCGGACGGCATCGCCGCGAACGGGCGCGAAGGTCTGGTCGTGGTCGACACGTCGA
This window of the Pandoraea sputorum genome carries:
- a CDS encoding LysR substrate-binding domain-containing protein, whose translation is MTPAINESRLSYLFEAVQCGTVRAAADRLDIAPSAVSRQIALLEAELALPLIERHKRGVHLTQAGRLLMEYYREQRAHQEDLLAKLQEVRGLRRGHIRLAVGEGFVSDLMGAPLQFFCRRYPDITLTLDLAGTNEVMRLVAEDDADIGLVYNPPAEPKIVSRAQLAQPVHAIVAPGSPLIAKADKLGTLTLDALYDVPLALMHGSYGTRQLMELAEQSEKHRLVPAVTTNSISVLKHFVRAGLGATFLPTFAVSQEIDAGVLRALPIDHPILSSAEAHLITRAGRRLSGAANRLLTHLASKMEAFGAPD
- a CDS encoding VOC family protein, whose product is MSLTIPPRNSRFGIDHPLVTVHDHPRRLAHYERMGFAPSPVSYHPWGTVTSLMMFGDNFIELIGVDDASKFGTNAVGDFCFGRYLGSFLAREEGVSLIALHSKDARADHTRLTQAGLETQGIIDFRRAMRKPDGTPDEAVVALGLFIDDSLGDASNFICHQHRPELIWVPEWQNHANGVTGIVGITYVTPDTVSLRTLATRWQRMYGARHVDLYDGGAVADTGCGHLRAMSPQRAEARYAAVGLPMAQGVRTHAVAITLLTPDLAHVEALWRENGVPYGYNEHGLVVEPEFAGNVVLEFVNH